A genomic region of Mesorhizobium sp. NZP2077 contains the following coding sequences:
- the eno gene encoding phosphopyruvate hydratase, whose protein sequence is MTAIIDIVGREILDSRGNPTVEVDVVLEDGSLGRAAVPSGASTGAHEAVELRDGGARYLGKGVLKAVEAVNGELFEAIGGMEAENQIHIDQTMIELDGTPNKSRLGANAILGVSLAVAKAAADAAGLPLYRYVGGTKAHVLPVPMMNIINGGAHADNPIDFQEFMILPVGAPTLREAVRWGSEIFHTLRKKLKDAGHNTNVGDEGGFAPNLKSAPVALDFIMESIEKAGFKPGEEIALGLDCAATEFFKDGNYVYEGEKKTRDPKAQAKYLAKLAADYPIISIEDGLAEDDWEGWKYLTDLIGKKTQLVGDDLFVTNTARLRDGIRMGVANSILVKVNQIGSLTETLDAVETAHKAGYTAVMSHRSGETEDSTIADLAVATNCGQIKTGSLSRSDRMAKYNQLIRIEEELGKQARYAGKSVIKG, encoded by the coding sequence ATGACCGCCATCATCGACATTGTCGGACGTGAAATCCTGGACAGCCGTGGAAACCCGACCGTCGAGGTCGATGTTGTACTCGAAGACGGCTCGTTGGGCCGCGCCGCGGTGCCGTCGGGCGCCTCGACCGGCGCTCACGAAGCCGTCGAGCTTCGCGACGGCGGGGCCCGCTATCTCGGCAAGGGCGTGCTGAAGGCCGTAGAGGCGGTCAATGGCGAGCTGTTCGAGGCAATCGGCGGCATGGAGGCCGAAAACCAGATCCATATCGATCAGACGATGATCGAACTCGACGGCACGCCCAACAAGAGCCGGCTCGGCGCCAATGCCATTCTCGGCGTTTCGCTGGCGGTGGCCAAGGCCGCTGCCGACGCCGCCGGCCTGCCGCTCTATCGCTATGTCGGCGGCACCAAGGCGCATGTCCTGCCGGTGCCGATGATGAACATCATCAATGGCGGCGCTCATGCCGACAATCCGATCGACTTCCAGGAATTCATGATCCTGCCGGTTGGCGCGCCGACGCTGCGCGAAGCCGTGCGCTGGGGTTCGGAAATCTTCCATACGCTGCGCAAGAAGCTGAAGGATGCCGGCCACAACACCAATGTCGGCGACGAAGGCGGCTTTGCCCCGAACCTGAAGAGCGCACCGGTGGCGCTCGATTTCATCATGGAATCAATCGAAAAGGCCGGCTTCAAGCCGGGCGAGGAGATTGCGCTCGGCCTCGATTGCGCCGCGACCGAATTCTTCAAGGACGGCAACTACGTCTATGAAGGCGAGAAGAAGACGCGCGATCCCAAGGCCCAGGCCAAGTACCTCGCCAAGCTCGCGGCCGATTACCCGATCATCTCGATCGAGGACGGCCTTGCCGAGGACGACTGGGAAGGCTGGAAGTATCTCACCGACCTGATCGGCAAGAAGACCCAGCTGGTCGGCGACGACCTCTTCGTTACCAACACGGCGCGCCTGCGCGACGGCATCCGCATGGGCGTTGCCAATTCGATCCTGGTCAAGGTCAACCAGATCGGGTCGCTGACGGAAACGCTCGATGCCGTCGAGACCGCGCACAAGGCCGGCTACACCGCCGTCATGTCGCACCGCTCCGGCGAAACCGAGGATTCGACCATCGCCGATCTCGCCGTCGCCACCAATTGCGGGCAGATCAAGACCGGTTCGCTGTCGCGCTCGGACCGCATGGCCAAGTACAACCAGCTGATCCGCATCGAGGAAGAACTCGGCAAGCAGGCGCGTTACGCCGGCAAGTCGGTGATCAAGGGCTGA
- a CDS encoding PRC-barrel domain-containing protein has product MTTHTGHTEAIAASRVIGTSVYNTEGKSIGSIEDIMLDKTSNGIMFAVIGFGGFLGIGEKYHAVPWASLDYDERKGGYVVPFSKDQLKAAPAYSINELAGADGETARDASYEYYKVTPYWH; this is encoded by the coding sequence ATGACAACTCACACGGGTCACACCGAAGCCATTGCCGCTTCGCGCGTCATCGGCACATCGGTCTACAACACCGAAGGCAAGAGCATCGGCAGCATCGAGGACATCATGCTCGACAAGACGTCGAACGGCATCATGTTCGCGGTGATCGGCTTTGGCGGCTTTCTCGGCATCGGCGAGAAATACCATGCCGTTCCCTGGGCAAGTCTCGACTATGATGAGCGCAAGGGCGGTTATGTCGTGCCCTTCTCGAAGGATCAGCTGAAGGCAGCGCCCGCCTATTCGATCAACGAACTGGCCGGCGCCGATGGCGAGACCGCGCGCGATGCCTCGTATGAGTACTACAAGGTCACGCCTTACTGGCATTGA
- a CDS encoding dodecin family protein: protein MSVARVTEITSSSKKSFQDAIEKGIARASKTLKNVEGAWIQDQKIVVEDGKIAAYRVNMKVTFILAE, encoded by the coding sequence ATGTCCGTCGCCCGCGTCACCGAAATCACCTCGTCGTCGAAGAAGAGCTTTCAGGACGCCATCGAAAAGGGAATCGCCCGCGCTTCGAAAACACTGAAGAACGTCGAAGGCGCCTGGATCCAGGATCAGAAGATCGTCGTCGAGGATGGCAAGATCGCGGCCTACCGCGTCAACATGAAGGTCACTTTCATCCTCGCGGAGTGA
- the kdsA gene encoding 3-deoxy-8-phosphooctulonate synthase: MSKPQAPNSTVMVGNVVFDNNAALALIAGPCQFESRQHAFDMAGALKELTGKLGIGLVYKTSYDKANRTSLSATRGAGMDAALPVFDELRKEFSLPILTDVHTEEQCAIVAPHVDVLQIPAFLSRQTDMLVAAAKTGKVINVKKGQFLAPWDMKNVVAKITGSGNANVLTTERGASFGYNTLVSDMRALPIMAEIGAPVIFDATHSVQQPGGQGGSSGGERRFVETLARAAVAVGVAGVFIETHQDPDNSTSSDGPNMLPLKDMPALIERLMAFDRIAKGR; this comes from the coding sequence ATGAGCAAGCCCCAAGCCCCCAATTCGACGGTAATGGTCGGCAACGTCGTTTTCGACAACAACGCGGCTTTGGCGCTGATCGCCGGCCCGTGCCAGTTCGAATCGCGCCAGCACGCCTTCGACATGGCCGGCGCGCTGAAGGAACTGACCGGCAAGCTCGGCATCGGCCTCGTCTACAAGACAAGCTACGACAAGGCCAACCGCACCTCGCTGTCGGCAACACGCGGCGCCGGCATGGACGCCGCACTTCCGGTCTTCGACGAACTGCGCAAGGAATTTTCGCTTCCCATTCTGACTGACGTCCACACCGAGGAACAATGCGCGATCGTCGCGCCGCATGTCGATGTGCTGCAGATTCCGGCCTTCCTGTCGCGCCAGACCGATATGCTGGTGGCTGCGGCGAAAACGGGCAAGGTCATCAACGTGAAGAAGGGGCAGTTCCTTGCCCCCTGGGACATGAAGAACGTGGTCGCCAAGATCACCGGGTCCGGAAACGCAAATGTGCTCACCACCGAGCGCGGCGCATCCTTCGGCTACAACACGCTGGTGTCCGACATGCGCGCGCTGCCGATCATGGCGGAAATCGGCGCGCCTGTGATCTTCGACGCCACGCATTCGGTGCAGCAGCCGGGCGGACAGGGCGGTTCCTCCGGTGGCGAGCGCCGCTTTGTCGAGACGCTGGCACGCGCTGCCGTTGCCGTCGGCGTTGCCGGCGTGTTCATCGAGACCCATCAGGATCCGGACAATTCGACGTCTTCAGATGGCCCGAACATGCTGCCGCTGAAGGATATGCCGGCTCTGATCGAGAGGCTGATGGCATTCGATCGCATCGCCAAGGGCCGCTAA
- a CDS encoding VOC family protein: MTRTTAAGIHLLDHLVLPTQNLDVARTRLASLGFVVAPTGIHPFGTENCCVFLADGTYLEPLAIGNEQAAIKAAAEGNVFVARDRLYRDSRGEEGFSAVVLGTDNADADHARYVTAGLSAGDTLSFSRAFMDTSGKSDVASFKLAFAATGGATDAFLFACQQINAPKVDRTALQTHANGATGIVEVVAVSDQPAEQIRLISVAANDPAADGGVFLLPNASLSVLDPKSFTARFGIPAGSATKLRFAAIVFAVRSIDVTSRLLAANSIHHDIAGNDIVVQPASGQGAAFIFREIP, from the coding sequence ATGACCCGAACAACAGCAGCCGGCATTCATCTGCTCGATCATCTGGTGCTGCCGACGCAGAACCTCGATGTGGCGCGAACCCGGCTCGCTTCGCTGGGCTTCGTCGTCGCCCCGACCGGCATCCATCCCTTTGGAACGGAAAACTGCTGCGTTTTCCTCGCCGACGGCACGTATCTGGAGCCGCTCGCGATCGGCAATGAACAGGCCGCGATCAAGGCGGCTGCCGAGGGCAATGTCTTCGTCGCGCGCGACCGCCTCTATCGCGACAGCCGTGGCGAGGAGGGATTTTCCGCGGTCGTTCTCGGTACTGACAATGCCGACGCCGATCATGCGCGCTATGTCACGGCCGGCCTGTCGGCGGGAGACACGCTGAGCTTTTCACGCGCTTTCATGGATACGTCGGGCAAGAGCGATGTGGCGTCATTCAAGCTCGCCTTTGCCGCGACCGGCGGAGCAACCGACGCGTTCCTGTTTGCCTGCCAGCAGATCAACGCGCCGAAAGTGGACCGTACGGCTTTGCAGACCCACGCCAATGGCGCCACGGGCATTGTGGAGGTGGTGGCGGTCAGCGACCAGCCCGCCGAACAGATTAGGCTGATCTCGGTGGCGGCGAACGATCCTGCCGCCGACGGCGGGGTGTTTCTCCTGCCGAATGCAAGTTTGAGCGTGCTTGATCCCAAATCCTTCACCGCCCGCTTTGGCATTCCGGCCGGGTCAGCGACGAAACTTCGCTTCGCGGCGATCGTCTTTGCCGTCCGAAGCATCGATGTCACATCGCGGCTGCTTGCAGCCAATTCAATCCACCACGATATAGCGGGCAATGACATTGTCGTGCAGCCGGCATCCGGACAGGGCGCGGCTTTCATCTTCCGGGAGATCCCATGA
- a CDS encoding Dabb family protein: MIRHIVFFSARRKEDVEAVRTGLLALGNIPHSSLFEVTLNTKVDPLSDEVDVVVYAEFTDDAALAAYKAHPLYAQTTAKVKPLRELRYSADVEAEG, translated from the coding sequence TTGATCCGGCATATCGTTTTCTTCAGCGCGCGGCGCAAGGAGGATGTGGAGGCAGTACGCACCGGGCTGTTGGCACTCGGCAACATTCCTCATTCCAGTCTCTTCGAGGTTACTTTGAACACCAAGGTCGACCCGCTGTCGGATGAAGTTGACGTCGTCGTCTATGCCGAGTTCACCGACGACGCGGCGCTGGCCGCCTACAAGGCACATCCGCTCTATGCGCAGACCACAGCCAAGGTCAAACCATTGCGCGAATTGCGCTATTCAGCCGATGTCGAGGCTGAAGGTTGA
- a CDS encoding cyclopropane-fatty-acyl-phospholipid synthase family protein, translated as MADGEHHSVAPGEAVRLDEFNFAEIVKGLPAKARMVLSAAMNLPRGTLKVRMPDGRAVLVGGKGPGPDAELVLKNWRLPGRAFSGGTIGVAESYMDGDWESPDVTSFLELFVVNSAIGERVAGGASWLINTVQRIRHWFNENTRTGSKRNISAHYDLGNAFYKEWLDPSMTYSSALYANGANDLESAQAAKYRALARDTGIGRKDHVLEIGCGWGGFAEFAAREIGCRVTGLTISREQHDFAKARIAKAGLADKVDIKLQDYRDETGTYDRIASIEMFEAVGEKYWPVFFGKMKACLRPGGTAGLQIITINEAAYDTYRARPDFIQRYVFPGGMLPTPSILKALGKDHGLAHLRERVFPDDYARTLAEWRQRFWVSWDKIVPLGFDDRFKKLWEFYLHYCEAGFRASYIDVRQVVYKA; from the coding sequence ATGGCAGACGGGGAACATCATAGCGTAGCGCCTGGCGAAGCGGTCAGGCTCGACGAGTTCAATTTCGCCGAGATCGTCAAAGGCCTGCCGGCCAAGGCGCGCATGGTGCTGTCGGCGGCGATGAACCTGCCGCGCGGTACGCTCAAGGTCAGGATGCCGGATGGTCGCGCCGTTCTCGTCGGCGGCAAGGGGCCCGGCCCGGACGCCGAACTGGTGCTCAAGAACTGGCGCCTGCCAGGCCGCGCCTTTTCCGGCGGCACGATCGGCGTTGCCGAATCCTATATGGACGGCGATTGGGAAAGCCCTGATGTCACCAGCTTCTTGGAATTGTTCGTGGTCAATTCGGCGATCGGCGAACGGGTCGCCGGGGGCGCCAGCTGGCTTATCAACACCGTCCAGCGCATCCGCCACTGGTTCAACGAGAACACACGCACCGGCTCCAAGCGCAATATCTCGGCGCATTACGATCTCGGCAACGCCTTCTACAAGGAGTGGCTCGACCCGAGCATGACCTATTCCTCGGCGCTCTACGCCAATGGCGCCAATGACCTGGAAAGCGCCCAGGCCGCCAAATATCGGGCGCTGGCCAGGGATACGGGTATCGGTAGGAAGGACCATGTGCTGGAAATCGGCTGCGGTTGGGGCGGCTTCGCCGAATTCGCGGCACGCGAAATCGGCTGCCGCGTCACGGGACTGACGATCAGCCGCGAACAGCACGATTTCGCCAAGGCACGCATCGCCAAGGCCGGACTTGCCGACAAGGTCGATATCAAGCTGCAGGATTACCGCGACGAAACAGGGACTTACGATCGCATCGCTTCGATCGAGATGTTCGAGGCGGTCGGCGAGAAATACTGGCCGGTGTTCTTCGGCAAGATGAAGGCCTGCCTGCGGCCCGGCGGCACCGCAGGCCTGCAGATCATCACCATCAACGAGGCCGCCTACGACACCTATCGCGCCAGGCCGGATTTCATCCAGCGCTACGTCTTTCCGGGCGGCATGCTGCCGACACCGTCGATCCTGAAGGCGCTCGGCAAGGATCACGGCCTTGCCCATCTACGCGAGCGCGTGTTTCCCGACGACTATGCGCGTACGCTCGCCGAATGGCGGCAGCGCTTCTGGGTATCGTGGGACAAGATCGTGCCGCTCGGCTTCGACGATCGCTTCAAGAAGCTCTGGGAGTTTTACCTGCACTATTGCGAAGCCGGCTTCCGCGCCAGCTACATCGATGTGCGCCAGGTGGTCTACAAGGCGTAA
- a CDS encoding bifunctional 2',3'-cyclic-nucleotide 2'-phosphodiesterase/3'-nucleotidase, which yields MSQLLHPVSRRGFLAGAAATGALIVLHPFSARAQANQAHLRIMETTDIHVNVLPYDYYADKANDTMGLSRTASLIDAVRKEAVNSMLIDNGDLLQGNPMGDYIAYEKGLKDGDLHPIMKGMNLLGYECSTLGNHEFNYGLSFLDKVLAGADFPFVCANLIRGTALAANPRDDKLYLKPYVILDRKIKDGSGAEQPIRIGIIGFVPPQIMVWDLKNLEGNVKTRDIVEAAKAWVPQMKEEGADIVIALSHSGIDVNDGDMMENASFFVAGVDGIDAVFAGHQHLVFPGKKDFQSLEGVDTQKGTLQGKPAVMGGFWGSHMGLIDLMLERDGSKWKVVSATSEARPIFERVDNKNKPTVPDDKRIIAALEQDHQATLAYVRRPVGKTSAPLYSYFSLVADDPSVQVVSQAQTWYLKDILKSTQWKDVPLLSAAAPFKAGGRNGADYYTDVPAGDIAIKNVADLYLYPNTVRAVEITGAQVKEWLEMSAGIFNRIEVGKADQALINTDFPSYNFDVIDGVTYKIDLSQPPKYDAKGGVANAGANRIVDLMFGGKPIDPNQKFVVATNNYRAGGGGNFPDINASKIIYEAPDTNRDVIVRYIVSQGTINPSADDNWSFAPLPGTSVVFETGVRAKDFIADVKSLKIEPAGEGEAGFARYRILL from the coding sequence ATGTCGCAACTGCTCCACCCAGTCTCCCGCCGCGGTTTTCTCGCGGGTGCCGCAGCCACAGGGGCGCTGATCGTGCTTCATCCCTTCTCCGCCCGTGCGCAGGCCAACCAGGCGCATCTTCGCATCATGGAAACCACCGATATCCATGTGAATGTGCTGCCTTATGATTATTACGCCGACAAAGCCAACGACACGATGGGCCTGTCGCGCACGGCGTCCCTGATCGATGCGGTGCGCAAGGAAGCCGTCAATTCGATGCTGATCGACAATGGCGACCTGCTGCAGGGCAACCCGATGGGCGACTACATCGCCTACGAGAAGGGCCTGAAGGACGGCGATCTGCATCCGATCATGAAAGGCATGAACCTGCTCGGCTACGAGTGCTCGACGCTCGGCAACCATGAGTTCAACTACGGCCTGTCCTTCCTGGACAAGGTGCTGGCCGGCGCCGATTTTCCGTTCGTCTGCGCCAATCTGATCCGCGGCACCGCGCTTGCCGCCAACCCGCGCGACGACAAGCTCTATCTCAAGCCCTATGTGATCCTCGACAGGAAGATCAAGGACGGTTCGGGCGCCGAGCAGCCGATCAGGATCGGCATTATCGGTTTCGTCCCGCCGCAGATCATGGTCTGGGACCTCAAGAATCTCGAAGGCAACGTCAAGACGCGCGACATCGTCGAGGCGGCCAAGGCCTGGGTGCCGCAGATGAAGGAAGAGGGCGCCGACATCGTCATCGCGCTCTCCCATTCCGGCATCGATGTGAATGACGGTGACATGATGGAGAACGCTTCGTTCTTCGTCGCCGGCGTCGATGGCATCGATGCCGTGTTCGCCGGCCACCAGCATCTGGTGTTCCCCGGCAAGAAGGATTTCCAGTCGCTCGAAGGCGTCGATACGCAAAAAGGCACGCTGCAGGGCAAGCCCGCCGTCATGGGCGGCTTCTGGGGCTCGCATATGGGTCTGATAGACCTGATGCTGGAGCGTGACGGATCGAAATGGAAGGTCGTTTCCGCAACCTCCGAGGCGCGGCCGATCTTCGAGCGCGTCGACAACAAGAACAAGCCGACTGTTCCCGACGACAAGCGCATCATCGCCGCTCTCGAACAGGACCACCAGGCAACCCTGGCCTATGTGCGCCGTCCTGTCGGCAAGACTTCGGCGCCGCTCTATTCCTATTTCTCGCTGGTCGCCGACGATCCGTCGGTGCAGGTCGTCAGCCAGGCGCAGACCTGGTACTTGAAGGACATCCTCAAGAGCACGCAGTGGAAGGATGTGCCGCTGCTGTCGGCCGCGGCTCCCTTCAAGGCCGGTGGGCGCAACGGCGCCGACTACTACACCGACGTGCCGGCCGGCGACATCGCCATCAAGAACGTCGCCGACCTCTATCTTTACCCGAACACCGTGCGCGCTGTCGAAATCACCGGTGCGCAAGTCAAGGAATGGCTGGAAATGTCGGCCGGCATCTTCAACAGGATCGAGGTGGGGAAGGCCGACCAGGCGCTCATCAACACCGATTTCCCGTCCTACAATTTCGACGTCATCGACGGCGTCACCTACAAGATAGACCTGTCGCAGCCGCCGAAATACGATGCCAAGGGCGGCGTGGCGAATGCCGGCGCCAATCGTATCGTCGACTTGATGTTCGGCGGAAAGCCAATTGATCCCAATCAGAAATTCGTCGTTGCGACCAACAATTACCGGGCCGGCGGTGGCGGCAATTTCCCTGACATCAATGCCTCCAAGATCATCTACGAGGCGCCGGACACCAACCGCGACGTCATCGTTCGCTACATCGTCAGCCAGGGCACGATCAATCCGTCGGCCGACGACAACTGGTCGTTCGCCCCACTGCCAGGCACCAGCGTCGTGTTCGAGACAGGCGTCAGGGCAAAGGACTTCATTGCCGACGTGAAGTCGCTGAAGATCGAACCGGCGGGCGAGGGCGAAGCGGGGTTTGCTAGATATCGCATCCTGCTCTGA
- a CDS encoding NAD(P)/FAD-dependent oxidoreductase produces MNEASHHVVVVGAGFGGLELTRGLSGAPVRITMIDKRNHHLFQPLLYQVATTALATSEVAWPIRHLLRKRKDVTTLLANVTGVDRAGKRVLLDDGTAVTYDTLVLATGARHAYFGHDEWEPFAPGLKTLEDATTIRRRILLAFEQAERETDPAKRQALLTIAIVGGGPTGVELAGTIVELAHDTLRGEFRNIDTRQTRVVLIEAGDRILANFAPKLSDYASKALERLGVTVELGRAVTRCDAEGVVFGDKQLEARTILWAAGVAASPAAEWLGAKADRAGRVLVEPDLSVPGSPEIFVIGDDALVLRPDGRPVPGVAPSAKQEGRHVAATIRARLGGDSTTRPFHYKHAGDLATIGKRAAAIDLGWMKLTGWLAWWLWGIAHIYFLIGFRNRLAVSLSWLWIYVTGQRSARLITQGDDDKT; encoded by the coding sequence ATGAACGAAGCCAGCCATCATGTCGTCGTTGTCGGCGCGGGGTTCGGCGGCCTCGAACTCACCCGCGGGCTGTCGGGCGCTCCGGTGCGCATCACCATGATCGACAAGCGCAACCATCATCTTTTCCAGCCGCTGCTCTACCAGGTGGCGACGACGGCGCTGGCGACCTCCGAGGTTGCCTGGCCGATCCGCCATCTTCTGCGCAAGCGCAAGGATGTGACGACGCTGCTGGCCAACGTCACCGGCGTCGACCGTGCCGGCAAACGCGTGTTGCTCGATGACGGCACCGCCGTCACCTACGACACGCTGGTGCTCGCCACCGGCGCCCGCCATGCCTATTTCGGCCACGATGAATGGGAGCCTTTCGCGCCAGGCTTGAAGACGCTTGAGGACGCCACCACCATCCGGCGGCGCATTCTCCTGGCCTTCGAGCAGGCCGAGCGGGAAACCGATCCCGCCAAGCGCCAGGCGCTGCTGACCATTGCGATCGTCGGCGGCGGGCCGACCGGCGTGGAACTGGCCGGCACCATCGTCGAGCTGGCGCACGACACGCTGCGCGGCGAGTTCCGCAACATCGACACGCGGCAAACGCGCGTGGTGTTGATTGAGGCCGGCGACCGCATCCTTGCCAATTTCGCGCCAAAACTTTCCGATTACGCCAGCAAGGCGCTCGAGCGGCTCGGCGTGACGGTCGAACTCGGCCGGGCCGTTACGCGCTGTGACGCCGAAGGTGTTGTGTTTGGCGACAAGCAGTTGGAGGCGAGAACGATCCTGTGGGCAGCCGGTGTTGCCGCTTCGCCCGCCGCCGAATGGCTGGGGGCGAAGGCGGACCGCGCGGGCAGGGTGCTCGTCGAGCCCGACCTCAGCGTGCCCGGCAGCCCCGAGATTTTTGTCATCGGCGACGACGCCCTTGTGTTGCGGCCCGATGGACGGCCGGTACCCGGCGTCGCGCCTTCCGCCAAGCAGGAGGGCCGCCATGTGGCGGCGACCATCAGGGCCAGGCTCGGCGGTGATAGCACCACGCGGCCATTTCACTACAAACATGCCGGCGATCTGGCGACGATCGGCAAACGCGCCGCCGCGATCGATCTCGGCTGGATGAAGCTTACGGGTTGGCTCGCCTGGTGGCTGTGGGGCATCGCGCACATCTATTTTCTGATCGGCTTCCGCAACCGGCTTGCGGTTTCCTTGAGCTGGCTATGGATCTACGTCACAGGTCAGCGCAGCGCCCGGCTGATCACCCAGGGCGACGACGACAAGACCTGA
- a CDS encoding 5-formyltetrahydrofolate cyclo-ligase, whose protein sequence is MAKDHDDQGPGQYASPPCFMHELNPEFRALSDWTDVRRWRKAERERLIAARLAVSADARTAMSQRITEGLDAIIGEISGRMVSLYWPFRGEPDLRPWMASVNERGGRTALPIVVEKGQPLIFRAYKSGDRLEKGIWNIPIPAEGDPVLPDIVISPIVGIDPANYRLGYGGGFFDRTLAAMPFKPLVIGVGYELQRIATIYPQPHDIAMDRVVTEA, encoded by the coding sequence ATGGCCAAAGATCATGACGACCAGGGTCCGGGACAGTATGCCTCGCCGCCCTGCTTCATGCACGAACTCAATCCGGAATTCCGGGCGCTCTCCGACTGGACCGATGTCCGGCGCTGGCGCAAGGCCGAGCGCGAACGCCTGATCGCGGCTCGCCTCGCTGTTTCGGCCGACGCGAGAACGGCAATGTCCCAGCGTATTACCGAAGGGCTCGACGCGATCATCGGCGAGATCAGCGGCCGCATGGTGAGCCTCTACTGGCCGTTTCGCGGTGAGCCGGATTTGCGGCCATGGATGGCATCCGTCAATGAGCGCGGCGGCCGCACGGCGCTGCCCATCGTCGTCGAGAAAGGGCAACCGCTGATCTTCCGTGCCTACAAATCCGGCGACCGGTTGGAAAAAGGCATCTGGAACATCCCGATCCCGGCCGAGGGCGATCCGGTGCTGCCCGACATCGTCATCTCGCCGATCGTCGGCATTGATCCGGCAAACTATCGCCTAGGCTATGGCGGCGGCTTCTTCGACCGCACGCTGGCCGCAATGCCGTTCAAGCCGCTGGTCATCGGCGTCGGCTACGAACTGCAGCGCATCGCCACGATCTATCCGCAGCCGCACGACATTGCGATGGATCGGGTCGTCACCGAAGCCTGA
- a CDS encoding Lrp/AsnC family transcriptional regulator, whose translation MPLDRIDIAILEALQKDGRIPNAALAEKVGLSQSACSRRLDNLEKSGTIRGYHARLSNAALGHQMTAIVHISLSGQFEKTLSDFEAAIKRCPNVLSCHLMSGEYDYILRIAAKDLVDYERIHKEWLSAMPHVTKINSSFALREIVDRTAMGMKPEMA comes from the coding sequence ATGCCGCTCGACAGGATCGATATCGCCATTCTCGAGGCTTTGCAGAAGGATGGCAGGATACCCAATGCGGCGCTCGCCGAGAAGGTTGGCCTGTCGCAGTCGGCCTGTTCGCGCCGGCTTGATAATCTGGAAAAATCCGGAACCATTCGCGGCTACCACGCCCGGCTTTCCAATGCGGCGCTCGGTCACCAGATGACGGCGATCGTGCACATATCGCTGTCGGGCCAGTTCGAGAAGACGCTGTCGGATTTCGAGGCGGCGATCAAGCGCTGCCCCAACGTGCTGTCCTGCCACTTGATGTCGGGCGAATACGACTACATCCTGCGCATCGCGGCAAAAGACCTGGTCGACTATGAGCGCATCCACAAGGAATGGCTGTCCGCGATGCCGCACGTGACAAAGATCAACTCGTCATTCGCCTTGCGTGAGATCGTTGATCGGACGGCCATGGGCATGAAGCCGGAAATGGCTTAA